CagataaattttaaattgttgATTGATTGTTAGCACCCCCAGGTGAATAAGGAACAAGACGAACGCTagtttttgatattatatttgcACCATGAATGAGGAAACCTTAGATACTGATTACGATGTTATAGTGTTAGGCACTGGTCTAACGGAATGTATTTTATCCGGTTTATTGTCCGTTGATGGTAAGAAAGTGCTTCACATTGATAAACAAGATCATTACGGTGGGGCTGGGGCTTCCGTTAGTTTATCTCAATTATACACTAAGTTTAAAACTGGAGATCAAATATTGTCTCAAGACGCTAGGGAAGCAAAATATGGGAAGGATAGAGACTGGAACGTCGATCTAATTCccaaatttttaatgacAAATGGTGCATTAACTGATATTTTGGTACACACCGATGTTACGAAATATGTTGATTTTAAACAAGTCGATGGCTCTTACGTTCTTATCAAGGGTAAGATTAACAAAGTGCCAGCTACTGAAATGGAAGCCATTTCTTCTCCTTTGATGGgtatttttgaaaagagaAGAATGAAAAGGTTTTTAGAATGGATTGCCAATTACAGAGAAGATGACTTAGGAACTCAGCAGGGTTTAGATCTTGATAAAAATACTATGGACGAagtatattataaatttggTCTAGGTAATTCTACAAAAGAATTCATCGGTCACGCAATGGCCCTATGGACCAACGATGATTACATTCAACAACCAGCTAGACAAACATTCGAAAGAGTTCTATTATACTCCCAGAGTGTTGCTAAATTTGGTAAATCACCTTATGTGTACCCAATGTACGGTTTGGGTGAATTACCTCAAGGGTTTGCTAGGTTATCTGCTATTTATGGTGGTACTTACATGTTGGATACCCCAATCAATAAGGTCAATTACAATTCTAATGGTGAATTCGAAGGTGTCGAAACTAAACTTGGTAACTTTAAAGCTCCTCTCGTCATAGCCGACCCATCATACTTTGCTGAAAAATGTAAGGCAAGCGGTCAAAAAGTTGTTAGAGTGATTTGTGTTTTGAACCACCCGGTGTCCAACACTAAGGATGCTGACTCTTTGCAAATCATCATTCCACAATCCCAAGTTGGAAGAAAGAATGATATCTACATAGCTGTAGTATCATCAACACATAATGTTTGCGCCAAGGGTCATTACTTGGCTATCTGTTCTACCATTGTTGAAACTGACAAGCCAGAATTAGAATTGGAACCAGCTTTTAAGTTACTAGGCGACATTGAGGAAAAATTCGTCGACGTCGTTGACATCATGGAACCCATTGAGGATGGCAGTAAAGATAAGGTTTTCTTATCAAAATCCAACGATGCTTCCTCTCATTTTGAATCTTTAACGGATGACGTCAaagatttatataaaagagtAACTGGAAATGACTTGATCTTAAAACCTAAAGAATCTGAATAAGTCCACATATCCCAAAACTTaaacttcaaaaataatttataattggATTTGAAATCACCAaaatttctaataatgttatataattgattataaataaatataaataactaTATTTGTCTATtaacattaaatattataataccTTCATTGATTATAATGTTCCCTTATCGGTGtcatcaatttcatttcGCATTTGGCTCTAGTATGTCCCGTTTCATTACAATAAGAGCATCGtattttgttcttcttcttatttttaGACTTCTTAATATGAACTTCACCCTTTTTTATGTCTTCAAGAGGGCCTTGGGGTTCTTCTTGAATAGGTAAcatgatatatttttcatcatttcCCTTTGTCACTACTTCGAACCCTTCTTTAAGTATCTCATCTAACTTAGAAGTGTTCAAACTATAGCCTTTTGAAGAAGTAGATTTTGATAATCCCAACAAAAGGTTAATCAACTTATCTAATTccttcatttttttctcatATTCTGAATTAGCTACTGAAGATTGTTTCTTATTTTGAGCTATCAATTTAGCAATTTGATCCATCGCATAAGAAAACTTCACGATgtcatcattttttaacGTATTTGCCATGGTTAAAAGAATGCATACACAATATAAACAAACATATACAACCTTAGTGGGGCCTCTCCACTCCTATCAACCTCCCCATTTTACAACAATATAACAAAAACAGCCCTTATCTTTAATATAACAATTCATTTcatgaaattgaaattttggCACCtctgatttttcaaaatgcCTTAAGCTCATCGCAAATTTTCAAAGCCATTGAGAAAACCTTTAACTAACAGCCATTAGTCTTTTAAGAGGTTATCTTTAACTTCATGTTAATCTTTGTTTAATggttaatgaaataattgGTTGGTACCAATACGTCAAAGAGcttaaaaagaaaacgaATTGTTGAactcttttgaaaatggCCCGCAAAAGAAGTAGTAAGAAGGGTGGTAAGAAATTTCAGAAACCACAAGCTGACTGGGTTGATTTAGCCAAGGAGAATGCCAACTGGGAGAAATATTATGAGAACATGTTGTTTGGTGGTGACAAAGATGAGTTCGCTAAGTTCAAGAAAGTTTGTCAGGAACCTTTGCCAATTACTTTTAGAATTACTGGTTCTAGAAACCATGCTAGTGAAGTcttaaatttattcaaagagAAGCATTTAAAATTCTTAAACGAGGTCGAATATGAAGGTTCTAAAATCAATCCACCAATAGAATTGCCATGGTATCCTAACCATTTTGGTTGGCAATTGGAGGTCCACAAAACTGTGATGAGAAAGAATGATAATTTTGCAAAGACACAGAGATTTCTAGTGGTAGAAACTGACGTCGGAAATATCTCTAGACAAGAAGCAGTTTCAATGCTTCCTCCAATTCTTCTTGATGTCAAGCCACATCATACTGTTTTAGATATGTGTGCAGCTCCTGGTTCCAAAACCGCTCAATTGATGGAGTCTTTGCATATAGACAGTGACGAACCTTCGGGTTTTGTTATCGCCAATGATGCTGACAATAAGAGATCACATTTATTAgttcatcaattaaaaagattaaGTACATCCAATGTTTTGATTGTTAATCATGATGCTCAATTTTTTCCAAATCTGAAGATAAATACTAAAGATGCATCTTCACAGGAAGATTTGAAATTCGACAGAATCTTATGTGATGTACCATGTTCAGGTGATGGTACGATGAGAAAGAATGTAAATGTTTGGAAGAATTGGAATACTCAGAATGCGCTAGGCTTGCATAATGTtcaatttaatatcttaGATAGAGGTCTAACATTATTAAAGGAAACAGGTAAGCTAGTATATTCTACATGTTCTTTAAACcctattgaaaatgaagcTGTCGTGGCTGCTGTTTTGAGAAAATGGGGAGACAAAGTAAGACTAGTTTGTTGTGATGACAAGCTGAAAGGTTTAATCAGATCAAAGGGGTTAACAACCTGGCCAGTCATCAATAGAGATATGGAAGAAGTTCCAAGAAATAGAAGCgatgataaaataaacaaatctTGCTATCCACCAACAGAGGAAGAGGTAAGCAAATTTAATCTGGACAGGTGTATGAGAGTCTATCCACATCAACAAAATACTGGTGGGTTTTTCATTACAATGTTTGAGAAAGTTGTCGACAATAAAGAAACTGATAAACCAAAGAGAGAAACTAAAAAGCAATGCATCGAAGCAGTTGGATCCAAGAACACCCCAAAGAAAgttttacaaaaaaatgaagaacCTGTTATGTTTTTGCCTTCTGATCATTCAGTGTTGAAGCAATGTGCTAAATTTTATGGAATTGGTGATGCCTTTAATATGGATTCATGTTTAGTTAGGAACACTAATGGTGAACCttcaaaaacaatttattatgTTTCTCCATCATTGAAACAAGTTATTCAACATAATGACcataaattaaagataatatatacTGGCGCTAAGATATTTGTATGTCAAAGAAGTGATGTTGAATGCTCTTGGAAAATTCAAAGTGAGTCGTTAtcatatttaaaacatcATATGAAATCTGATAGAATTCTGAAATCTTCTATGCTTTTATTTAAGTTTCTATTAGGACACCCACAAACTACTATggatgaaataaaaatgtccAACGTCGATCCAAACTTTGCAAGAGCTGAAACTCTGAGTTCAGGTTGTATATTTGTAGATGTATCTAGAGATAATTCAGAGAAACTGATTTTACCTCTTTGGAAAGGAATAAAAAGCATTAATCTAATGGTTCGTAAAGAAGATATCCAGGAGATGCTTTATAGATATTTCGATGTAGAAACAACATTAAAGGAGAAGGTTAAGGAAGttgaatcaaaaaatgaagatcTATCACCCTGAGTAGAGAAGTTTTTAAAATGTATACCCAAAACATTACCCtaaaataaatactttaagaaataacattataaatacaattaaacagtgaaatatataatacacTTAGTTGATGGCAAATCAGAAATagatacatatatacatgtcTACGAGTATGTGCATGTGCATGTATAAATGTATAAGTATATATGCAATTGTGTCTGGTACAAGGATGGCATATCCATTTAATGTCCAAGCGTATAGATAGCAAATGACCTTTGCAATTGTCTACGGACACTAACCTTTTGTGCGTCAACGAAAGAATCAACAACAACCTTAATAGCCCTGTCTAAATCCCAAGATGATACGAATTCGGAGAGTCTCATCTTTGCAAAAGATTCTGCAATTCTTAATATCGATTCCAGGTGACGAACAGTGATAGGGAAAGAACCAGTGGTTATACTTTCCCTTCTTAAATCAGCATAAACTCTACTGACTTTATCCATATCCATTTGATGTAACTTTGGATGAATTTTTGTTCTTGCATAgtgaatatatttcattagGAAATCTTGAGGAATAGGAGATATTTCTtgttctttctttctttgtCTCTCTAGTTTCTTTTGGCGTGCAGACAGTTCATGGTTAGGAACTGCATTCTCTTCGTCCATATCATCATTGtcatcattatcttcaGCAATCTCACTATCTGGGTGCGATCTTACATGTGAATTGACAACGAAAGATGCTAATCTTTCATCGGCTTCTTCATCAACTAAATCTCTAACAACACATAGAATATCAAATCTTGATAAAATAGGTTCAGTTAAAGTGACGTTTTGTGCCAAAGGAAGAGTAGAATTATATCTACCACCGTTTGGATTTGCAGCAGCAATAATTGAACAACGTGCTTGTAAAGTAGTAACAATACCAGCCTTTGAAATAGATATACTTTGTTGTTCCATTGCTTCATGGATAGAAGTACGATCTTGGTCGTTCATTTTATCGAATTCATCAATCAAACAAACACCTTTGTCAGCTAAAACCAAAGCACCACCTTCTAAAGTCCATTCCTTGGTAATTGGATCTTTTCTAACTGAAGCAGTCAAACCAACAGCAGAAGCACCTTGACCAGTAGCAAAAACTGCTCTATTTGCAGTTTTTTCAACAtactttaaaatttgagaTTTTGCAGTACCAGGATCacctaataataatacattAATATCACCACGAATTGAATGTTTACCGTTGACGTTCTTTGGGACACCACCGAATAATGAGCAGGCGACAGCAGTTTTTATATCCCTATGACCGTAAATCGATGGAGCAATTGATGAGATAATTTTATCTACAATCTTACGATCTCTTGACATTTTTCTAAATTCAcgttcttcttcttcagtcCATTTAAAGACATCTAGCCCTTCTTCGTCACCATCTGTTATATTACCCtctattctttttattgaattagCTTCAATATTAGTAGCAAAAACTGGGAACCCGTTCTTAGCGTTCAGACTACCGtcataattatttttatatataccaGTAACCTCTATATCTTCACCTGGCTTTGCTATATCTACCAAATCTGCAAGTAAAATAACCTCACGATGTCTAGGTAAACGACCAGCTGGTACAGTACCAGGAGATTCTTGCAAAGTGATTCTTTGATAATTTCTGTATACGGTTTTTTCACCATTCATGCTAAATGGACCTTTCGATTTACAATTGGtacaaaaagaaattttaatttcttctgTTGAATCTTGAAAAAATGGACCTAAAACTATACCACATTTCAAACAGTTGAATTTgacatattttaattgtgGGAAAACGCCTGTTCTTCTAGTTACTACACCTACCACTCGTACCAGTGATCCCAAATGGGATTCACGCAATTCTCTTAAATAGTTTATGGCAGGGAAATCAGAAATTCTGACATGGATCTCTGAATGAATTCTTGAATAATCTGGATAATGTAGTTCAGTAGCTTCCATAGCGACCAGATCAAAAATCTTCAACATTTCGTCTGGACAAGTTGCCAAGAACAATGCCAGAATGGCCTTTGATTCCGATAGATGTCTATAATTGACCTCCAAGGACTCACTATTGACTTCACCCAGGGTTCTAATACGAGCACCGTAAACGGATCTACCTGTATCGTCTGTGTATTCCAACAAGAACAATTTCAACTCCCTTGCAATAGTTCTGGCAACGTTAGGCTGTGTGATCCACTCGGAGTACGACGCGGCCTTGACATTACTCAGGGACTCCAAAGTCAGTTCTTCAGCCAGAGGGTCCATATCCAAGTCACTCAGCAGGTCATCGTCACTTTTGTTCAGTGACTCATACTGTCTTCTACGTCTACGCCTCTGGATCGGCAACCCCATATCGTCCAGTTTCCCTCCGCTCGGATCAGCTTCGTCGTCGTCGTCATCATCAATGTAGGCTCCTTGTCTCAATAACCTATCTCTTTCGTTCATCTGCTTGTCAATCATACGTCTCTCACTCAAGGATAGTTCTCGTTGGGACCTGTCGTCGACCTGACGCATATCGTAATGGTCCTTCTCAGCATCAGACCCGTAGTCTTGCAACATATCGTCTCCCATCAAATCGACCTCGTTCATCTGTTCCTCCAAATCCTCCAAATCTGGTACCTCGTCAATCTCATCGTCTGCACCCTCCGGGTTCATCATCCCGTCTGGGGCCCCCAGAGGCGACGAGGCCTCTGCATAGCCCCTGGCGCCGCCCAGTTGCGGTGACGAAGGAGGCAGCATGCCATCCTCGTCCTCATCCTCTTCACGTCTCCTTCTTCTATTATCATTTCCAGACATCGCAGCAACAGTTCAATTTCGCACCGACTTGACTTATCGTTGTCCTTGCACGGAGAGAACAACTCTAAAACAAACAACTAAAAGCACAATAGACACTCTCAAATACAACGCTTAGATGCTCTCTACAACTTATACCTCCTCTTCAACAAGAACTTACAGTTTACAAAAGTTCTTCATCTTAAGAAACTGTTTCATGGTTCTTTCAGTTTTCCaaaatcttgaaatttCGATCCCAATGCGGTCATTGCCCCAATTAGGAAATGTAATTGTGTATGCCCAAAATAGGTATGATCACTTCATACGGAAAACATGCATTGGCTTGTTTAAAGGCTCCAAGGAAACCGTTTCCACAGCAACTATGCCAGTGGTTCCACTGATGAGTATATCAGAGAGGGTTGGTGGGTTGTCTGAGGTTGCTGAGGTTCTGTGCAATGCTCCCAAGGACTATCCAGAGCTTTGAAATGAATGAGCTTAGTGCCAGCGAGTACTTGGAAGAACAAGAACGGTTACAAGATGAGGCACGTAATGCGATGCCTTGGGAACCGAATACGTGTACTTACGAGTTGGGGGCTCTTAGACAGCAATTGTATGCCTGCAGGGACCATGGAGACATTGGTATCTGCTATTCCTGCTCCATCCAGTGCCATACGAGTTGTGATTTGGTGGAATTGTTTACCAAGAGGCACTTCACGTGCGATTGTGGGACTGAACGTGATCAAAGGGGGCTTGCACAGGCTATTGATGACGAAGATGGTAATAAAAATGGGGAGGTCTATTTTTGTAGTCTGAGGAAGAATAGGGAGAAAGATATAGCCTCTGGAGACAACGTTTACGGCCATAATTTTAAAGGTTTGTTTTGTGACTGTGCGACAGAGTACGACCCGGATTCAGACGCTGTTATGTTGCAGTGCGTTGCTGGGTTGGAGTGTGACGAGGACTGGTACCACGATTACTGTATCATGAATGTGGACCCTGCAGATGCCAAGCGCAGCGCTGCCGATGCAGACGATTCCGGCGCCGAGAACGTTCTCGACGGGTTTCCAGACGTCGACAGTTTCGACTCTTATATCTGTTGGAAGTGTATAGCAAAGAACGAATGGTTCTTCAACCAGTTGATTACATCACAGGGCTCAGAAGATTTCATTGCGCATAAATTACCTCGCTGTCCCCCAGTTAGCATTCCAAGCTCGTCTTCTTTGAATAAGAACGGTAAAAGAACAAGAGAGGACCACATGGATGTGGACTAtagtttatttttgaaagaagGGTATTCATCTGCTTTGGCAAAGTTGAAAGACTCCTGCGAGATAGATAGCAAACTACGTTCTTTTCTGACATACAAGGTGCCTTTTTTAATAGAAGAGGTTCCAGTATACGAACAACATGAGGACGCAACTTTGGAGACCGATGTTTATGATGTAGCAATGAACTCCATCGGATCAAATTTACAACATGAGCCTACCGTTAATACGATTATAGCATTACAGCAACTGAAAGCAAAGCTAGGTAACTTTTTTAAGACTTTTGTTGACAAGAAAGATATAGTAAAAGAAGAGGATATTAGGgagtttttcaataaacaaaaagaagatagtttttaatattactaGAAACGTTTCTATGGAAGTGCATTGGGTTTCGATACTTAGCTTATTCGAAAATTAGTTAAATTTTAGTTTTTAGATTACAGCATTtatgtattatttatttacagtgggattttaataaattcatttggTTATTGGATCCAGTTATAAAAGTAGCAAATAGCATATTAATCAATATCTATCGTACCTCAATTATTCCTTCTCCTTCTTGgcatcaattttttcaaattgagATTTCCAAACCTCATTTCCTTCTTTTTCAGTTACTGAAGGAAATAAAACTTCGAATACATCTTCATACCAATCAGCAGCAACTGGAGTTAGTCCATCTTTAACATAATCAGGCAATTCTTCCCAATCATTCATGTTATCTTTAGGGAAAATAACCGTCTTTGCACCTGATCTTTTAGCAGCAACTGTCTTTTCTCTTAATCCACCAATACGTAGAATCTTACCAGTTAAAGTTAGCTCACCTGTCATCGCTATTGTTGGTTCAACAGGTTTATTTAAAGCCAATGATAGGAACGACGAGGCCATTGTTACACCAGCAGATGGGCCATCCTTAGGTGTTGCACCTTCAGGACAATGTAAATGAATCGAAGCTTTCTCAAAAAATCTATTTTCAGGGAATTTTTGTGCTAAATGCATTTTTGCAAATGAATATGCTAAACGAGAGGACTCCTTCATCACATCACCCAATTGTCCAGTACGCTCTAAACTAGATTGTTTACAACGTTCTAAAGGTTGTTCTAATACTGATTCTACATATAATGAGCAACCTCCCATACTTGTCCAGGCTAATCCCATAATTACACCAGGAGAAGGTTGCTCGTATATTCTATCAGTTGTAAACACAGGAGCTCCAACATAATCCTTCAAGTTATCCTCATCAACCACAATCTTAATCTCTTTAGGGACATCCAATGGCTTTTCCTCCAATGCAGCTTGAGAATTCTTTCCTTTATTAACTTTCTTTTCTGATACTTGAGATTccttatttgaattatcagTTTCGGCACTCTGATTACCAGTTGCCGATGGCGTTTCTGCTGAACCAAGTGATTTAACAACATTTAAAGCAGCTTTACGATAAATCTTTTCGATatgttttttcaaatttctAACACCACTCTCCCTACAATAATGTTTCattaatgatgaaatgGCATCTTTTGTTAAAGTGATATCGGTAAATTCCAATCCTGCAGATTTCTTTGCAGCCGGAGCTAAATATTGCTCAacaattttgattttttcttcagcAACATAACCTGATAGTTCAATAACTTCCATACGATCTAATAAAGGACGAGGAATAGTATCTAGTGTATTAGCGGTGCAGACAAATAGGACTTTAGAAAGATCAATTGGTATATCTAGATAATTATCCAAAAAGCTACTGTTTTGTTCTGGATCCAAAACTTCCAACAAGGCAGATGATGGATCTCCATGAATACCACCGTGGCCGATTTTATCGATTTCatctattaaaattaaagggTTCTGTGTTTCAGTTTTTTTCAAAGCCTGTATTATTCTACCTGGTAATGCACCAATATATGTTCTTCTATGACCTTTGATCTCTGCAACATCTGTCATACCACCTACTGAGAATCTAAAAAATTGCCTATTTAATGAACGAGCAATAGATTTACCAATAGAAGTTTTACCAACACCTGGTGGTCCGACAAAACATATTATTTTCCCGTTAACTTTACCTAATAATTTTCCGACAGCAATAAACTCTAAAATACGATCTTTGACATCTTTCATACCGTAATGGTCTTCATCAAGTATAGTTCTTGCAGATGATATAGAATATTGGTCTTTAGAGTTTATTCCCCAGGGTAAAGAGACAATCCAATCTAAGTAATTTCTAATAACACCAAATTCAGACATTGAAGTTTCCAATGTTGATAACTTTGttatttcatcatcaaatattttttgaactGCATCTGGTAACGTTAATTTTTCTACTTTCTCCTTGAatgaatcaattaatttgtCACGGCCGTTATCTATACCAAGTTCTCTCTTAATACCCTTTAATTGTTccatcaaataatattcccTTTGTCTTTTCTGAATTTTAGTCTCAAcatcttttgaaatcttATTCTGTAATTCAGCATTCattaattctttctttaatattaacaatgACTTCTCTAAACGATGTTCGATGTTGGAAGATTCTAAAATCAGTTGCAGTTCCTTTTCTTCACCGGCAGATACTGCTGCAGCAAAATCAGCTAATCTAGCAGGTTCTTCGAATATATTTGTAGTAGCAGATTGAATGGAAGCTGAAAATGTGGCAATCTGTTCTCTAAACATAGTATTCAATTGTGATATCTCCTtgaaaacttttaaaatttctgaAGTCAATGCATTAATTACTGGCGATTTCCTATCAAATACTTCATCTTCTATATTTGATACGTTTACTAAGGAaacattataattttttaaaaagtCTGTTGGATTAGTAACTTCTTCatctaaatcatcattatccTCATCAGGGACTAATTCACTTTCATCGAGGGGTTTTTTATCAACTGATCCGGATTGTATATCACTTACCATTTCACTATGAATTTCTGTACTATGATCGACACCAGTatcaattttctttaacGTGTTGGCGTTAGCATCAGTGACTTTGCTAATTTGAGTATTTTCTGACACATTCTTATTCGGTGGAATTAGTTCATCAATAACAATTCTTCTATGAGGATAGATTAGAGCAGTCATTGTCTCAGCTCCAGTTTGTTCATCTTTTGACGG
The Tetrapisispora phaffii CBS 4417 chromosome 8, complete genome DNA segment above includes these coding regions:
- the MCM2 gene encoding MCM DNA helicase complex subunit MCM2 (similar to Saccharomyces cerevisiae MCM2 (YBL023C); ancestral locus Anc_8.170), coding for MSGNDNRRRRREEDEDEDGMLPPSSPQLGGARGYAEASSPLGAPDGMMNPEGADDEIDEVPDLEDLEEQMNEVDLMGDDMLQDYGSDAEKDHYDMRQVDDRSQRELSLSERRMIDKQMNERDRLLRQGAYIDDDDDDEADPSGGKLDDMGLPIQRRRRRRQYESLNKSDDDLLSDLDMDPLAEELTLESLSNVKAASYSEWITQPNVARTIARELKLFLLEYTDDTGRSVYGARIRTLGEVNSESLEVNYRHLSESKAILALFLATCPDEMLKIFDLVAMEATELHYPDYSRIHSEIHVRISDFPAINYLRELRESHLGSLVRVVGVVTRRTGVFPQLKYVKFNCLKCGIVLGPFFQDSTEEIKISFCTNCKSKGPFSMNGEKTVYRNYQRITLQESPGTVPAGRLPRHREVILLADLVDIAKPGEDIEVTGIYKNNYDGSLNAKNGFPVFATNIEANSIKRIEGNITDGDEEGLDVFKWTEEEEREFRKMSRDRKIVDKIISSIAPSIYGHRDIKTAVACSLFGGVPKNVNGKHSIRGDINVLLLGDPGTAKSQILKYVEKTANRAVFATGQGASAVGLTASVRKDPITKEWTLEGGALVLADKGVCLIDEFDKMNDQDRTSIHEAMEQQSISISKAGIVTTLQARCSIIAAANPNGGRYNSTLPLAQNVTLTEPILSRFDILCVVRDLVDEEADERLASFVVNSHVRSHPDSEIAEDNDDNDDMDEENAVPNHELSARQKKLERQRKKEQEISPIPQDFLMKYIHYARTKIHPKLHQMDMDKVSRVYADLRRESITTGSFPITVRHLESILRIAESFAKMRLSEFVSSWDLDRAIKVVVDSFVDAQKVSVRRQLQRSFAIYTLGH
- the TPHA0H00140 gene encoding uncharacterized protein (similar to Saccharomyces cerevisiae YER137C; ancestral locus Anc_8.173) — translated: MANTLKNDDIVKFSYAMDQIAKLIAQNKKQSSVANSEYEKKMKELDKLINLLLGLSKSTSSKGYSLNTSKLDEILKEGFEVVTKGNDEKYIMLPIQEEPQGPLEDIKKGEVHIKKSKNKKKNKIRCSYCNETGHTRAKCEMKLMTPIREHYNQ
- the TPHA0H00130 gene encoding uncharacterized protein (similar to Saccharomyces cerevisiae GDI1 (YER136W); ancestral locus Anc_8.175); this encodes MNEETLDTDYDVIVLGTGLTECILSGLLSVDGKKVLHIDKQDHYGGAGASVSLSQLYTKFKTGDQILSQDAREAKYGKDRDWNVDLIPKFLMTNGALTDILVHTDVTKYVDFKQVDGSYVLIKGKINKVPATEMEAISSPLMGIFEKRRMKRFLEWIANYREDDLGTQQGLDLDKNTMDEVYYKFGLGNSTKEFIGHAMALWTNDDYIQQPARQTFERVLLYSQSVAKFGKSPYVYPMYGLGELPQGFARLSAIYGGTYMLDTPINKVNYNSNGEFEGVETKLGNFKAPLVIADPSYFAEKCKASGQKVVRVICVLNHPVSNTKDADSLQIIIPQSQVGRKNDIYIAVVSSTHNVCAKGHYLAICSTIVETDKPELELEPAFKLLGDIEEKFVDVVDIMEPIEDGSKDKVFLSKSNDASSHFESLTDDVKDLYKRVTGNDLILKPKESE
- the NCL1 gene encoding tRNA (cytosine-C5-)-methyltransferase (similar to Saccharomyces cerevisiae NCL1 (YBL024W); ancestral locus Anc_8.171); translated protein: MARKRSSKKGGKKFQKPQADWVDLAKENANWEKYYENMLFGGDKDEFAKFKKVCQEPLPITFRITGSRNHASEVLNLFKEKHLKFLNEVEYEGSKINPPIELPWYPNHFGWQLEVHKTVMRKNDNFAKTQRFLVVETDVGNISRQEAVSMLPPILLDVKPHHTVLDMCAAPGSKTAQLMESLHIDSDEPSGFVIANDADNKRSHLLVHQLKRLSTSNVLIVNHDAQFFPNLKINTKDASSQEDLKFDRILCDVPCSGDGTMRKNVNVWKNWNTQNALGLHNVQFNILDRGLTLLKETGKLVYSTCSLNPIENEAVVAAVLRKWGDKVRLVCCDDKLKGLIRSKGLTTWPVINRDMEEVPRNRSDDKINKSCYPPTEEEVSKFNLDRCMRVYPHQQNTGGFFITMFEKVVDNKETDKPKRETKKQCIEAVGSKNTPKKVLQKNEEPVMFLPSDHSVLKQCAKFYGIGDAFNMDSCLVRNTNGEPSKTIYYVSPSLKQVIQHNDHKLKIIYTGAKIFVCQRSDVECSWKIQSESLSYLKHHMKSDRILKSSMLLFKFLLGHPQTTMDEIKMSNVDPNFARAETLSSGCIFVDVSRDNSEKLILPLWKGIKSINLMVRKEDIQEMLYRYFDVETTLKEKVKEVESKNEDLSP
- the TPHA0H00170 gene encoding uncharacterized protein (ancestral locus Anc_8.169), which codes for MLPRTIQSFEMNELSASEYLEEQERLQDEARNAMPWEPNTCTYELGALRQQLYACRDHGDIGICYSCSIQCHTSCDLVELFTKRHFTCDCGTERDQRGLAQAIDDEDGNKNGEVYFCSLRKNREKDIASGDNVYGHNFKGLFCDCATEYDPDSDAVMLQCVAGLECDEDWYHDYCIMNVDPADAKRSAADADDSGAENVLDGFPDVDSFDSYICWKCIAKNEWFFNQLITSQGSEDFIAHKLPRCPPVSIPSSSSLNKNGKRTREDHMDVDYSLFLKEGYSSALAKLKDSCEIDSKLRSFLTYKVPFLIEEVPVYEQHEDATLETDVYDVAMNSIGSNLQHEPTVNTIIALQQLKAKLGNFFKTFVDKKDIVKEEDIREFFNKQKEDSF